From the genome of Papaver somniferum cultivar HN1 chromosome 2, ASM357369v1, whole genome shotgun sequence, one region includes:
- the LOC113353597 gene encoding nicotianamine synthase-like, producing MGSLGSLVSCDQEEMLVQNVCEIYDNLSTLQSLKPSKDVDTLFTRLVLTCMPPSPIDVTKLSGKLQGIRSKLIRVCGEAEGLLESHFSALLGSYDIPLDHISMFPYYTNYIKLGRLENTIMSNYITNPNPSDIAFIGSGPLPLTSIVLASTHLKTTTFHNYDIDRSANALASNLVAADPDLSKRMLFHDTDIMKVSTGLSDYEVVFLAALVGLNKEDKRKVIDHLAKYMAPGSLLMLRSAHGARGFLYPIVEPSALPGFEALAVFHPMDDVINSVIVAVL from the coding sequence ATGGGTTCATTGGGTTCATTGGTTTCTTGTGATCAAGAAGAAATGTTAGTTCAAAATGTTTGTGAGATCTATGACAACCTATCAACCTTACAAAGCCTCAAACCTTCAAAAGATGTTGACACTCTTTTCACTCGACTAGTCCTAACTTGTATGCCACCATCTCCAATTGATGTAACCAAATTATCAGGAAAACTTCAAGGAATCCGTTCCAAACTCATTCGTGTCTGTGGAGAAGCCGAAGGTCTTTTAGAATCTCACTTCTCTGCCCTGTTGGGTTCTTACGATATCCCACTTGAtcatattagcatgtttccgtaCTACACCAATTACATCAAACTTGGCCGTCTTGAAAACACTATAATGAGCAATTATATCACAAATCCAAACCCAAGTGACATTGCTTTCATCGGATCCGGACCCCTCCCTCTCACATCGATAGTATTGGCTTCAACCCACCTGAAAACCACTACGTTTCACAATTATGATATCGACCGATCAGCCAATGCTTTGGCTTCTAACTTGGTCGCTGCAGATCCTGACTTGTCAAAGCGAATGCTATTTCATGATACCGATATTATGAAAGTTTCGACTGGTTTAAGCGActacgaagttgtattcttagcGGCTTTAGTTGGTTTGAACAAAGAAGATAAACGCAAAGTTATTGATCATCTAGCTAAATACATGGCACCAGGGTCCTTATTAATGTTGAGGAGTGCTCACGGTGCTCGTGGATTTCTATACCCAATTGTTGAGCCTAGTGCTTTACCAGGTTTCGAGGCTCTTGCGGTTTTTCATCCGATGGACGATGTGATAAATTCAGTGATTGTTGCGGTTCTATAA